The DNA segment GCAATCGGAATGGGGACTGTGCAAATTCACCCGGTTGAAATACTGCTGATACTTGTTGGTCACAGTGAAGGACCGGCATCGATTATTATCTGGCATATTCGACTTCCACGGGTTATTGCAGCTGTATTTGCAGGGATGGGATTAGCAGTAGCCGGCTCCGTTATGCAGAGCATACTGATGAACCCGCTTGGTTCGCCCTATACACTGGGAATATCACAATCTGCCGGCTTCGGTGCAGCATTCGCAATCGTGGTGCTGGGAGTTGGCAGCAGCCAGTCCATATTTGGCAATGTTCCGTATCTCATTCCAATCTGTGCGTTTGCTTTTTCGCTCGTCGCGGTTTCTGTTATAATCTTGTTGGCGAGGTATAGAACCGCAACGCCCGAAATTATGATTCTCTCCGGGGTAGCTTTGGGATCTCTGTTCACAGCAGGCCTTGCAGCACTGAAGTATTTCGCAGAGGATGTACAGCTTGCAGCCATCGTATTCTGGATGTTTGGTGATTTGAGTAGAGTCTCATGGAATGAGCTTGCGATAGTAGCATCGGTTGTACTTCCAGCACTGCTATTCATTCTCTACAATCTATGGAATTACAAAGCACTGGTTACAGGAGATGAAACAGCAAAGAGTCTAGGTGTAAATGTTGAGCGAGTGAGAGTAAGCAGTCTGTTCATTGCCTCACTTGTCACTGCTCTGATAGTATCTTTTACAGGAATCATCGGTTTCATCGGTTTGGTTGTTCCCCATATAATTCGAAAGATAATCGGTGGTGACGATAGATTCTTGATACCTGCCTCTTGTCTAGTGGGTTCTACTCTGCTACTGATTTCGGATACAGTAGCTAGGACCATAATCTCACCAGTAGTCCTTCCTGTCGGTATTCTCACTTCATTTCTGGGCGCTCCGCTGTTTCTCTATCTTGTTATCAAAGGGAGGAGTTACTGGTGAATCTAGCTGTCAACGGATTATCATTCAGCTACAATCACAGGTCCGTACTGAATGACATTGATTTCCGTCTCGAAAGCGGCGAGCTATTAGCTATCCTAGGCCCAAATGGGTCCGGGAAGACAACGCTTCTCAAATGCATTGATGGTATCCTCCATCCTCAGAGTGGAACAATTGCTATCAACGGGAAAAGAATCGATAATTATACCAGATCCGATATTGCAAAAATCATCGGCTACGTTCCCCAGAGCAATGGGAGGAGGTTTCCCAACACAGTTTTCGACACAATACTTCTTGGAAGGAAGCCGCATATTCAATGGGCACCAACCAATGAAGATCTAGACATAGTATCCGACCTTATTGAACAGCTCAATCTCGAAGAATTCACATTGAGAAGCATTAACGACCTGAGCGGTGGGGAAAGACAAAAAGTCATAATTGGAAGGGCATTGGCTCAGGAGCCTTCAATACTCCTTCTGGATGAACCAACAAACAACTTGGATCTCAAGCATCAAATGGCAGTACTAGATCTTTTGAAACAACAAACGAAGAAAGGACTTTCAGTCATAATGGCGTTGCATGATTTGAATCTGGCCTTGAGATTCTGTAACAGAATCCTGATGCTCCACGAGGGAAATGTTTACACTGAAGGAGGGTTGGATGTGCTTACTCCTGAAGCAATCGAAGCAGTATATGATGTGAAAGTAAGTACTGTAGAGTACTCAAGAGGGGTGTTCGTTATTCCTCAGCAATTCAACGGTGACTTGGATGAGTGAATTGGCTACAAGGAAATCAAAAAGAGCTATGCCTCAACTCAAACATAATTTTGAGTTTCGAGCTTCTCAGCTCTTTGATAAACTGAAAGTCCTTTAACGGGATAGCATCGCATCTTATGTGTTGGAATGTAGGATACTTTGACAGAAGAAAATATTGAGCTGGCTGAAGACGAAACAATTTGTCCTGATGATGAAGTGAGTATACTGAGCGTGCTCAATCTTTCCCTAGTGACATTCTTTGTGCTTCTTGGGCTTAGTATGGTATCTCCCATCCTCCCAGAATACGCAGAGAGCTTTCAAGTGAGTTATACACTAGTCGGAGTCGTTATTTCGTCCTTCGCAATCACACGAATGGTTCTGGATTTGCCAGCCGGGATTCTCTCGGATATCTACGATAAGCGGCGTATCATGATTCTGGGGCTAGTTCTTCTGTCCGCTTCGTCAGTATTAGCCGGTTTTGCTCCCACCTACATCGCACTGGTAATCGCACGGATGATTGAGGGTGCTGGCTCGGCTATGTATGTGACCGCTGCCACAGTCCTTTTGACGCAGATATGCGGAAAGGAGCAACGGGGACAGTACATGAGCTTGTACTTGGGAATGCTGCTTCTAGGATCTATTTTTGGTCCCACCTTCGGAGGTCTGCTAACACAGGCATATAATATGTCTGCACCCTTTTTCGCCT comes from the Candidatus Thorarchaeota archaeon genome and includes:
- a CDS encoding iron ABC transporter permease, whose translation is MRKKTLFLFLSAMLLFISALAAIGMGTVQIHPVEILLILVGHSEGPASIIIWHIRLPRVIAAVFAGMGLAVAGSVMQSILMNPLGSPYTLGISQSAGFGAAFAIVVLGVGSSQSIFGNVPYLIPICAFAFSLVAVSVIILLARYRTATPEIMILSGVALGSLFTAGLAALKYFAEDVQLAAIVFWMFGDLSRVSWNELAIVASVVLPALLFILYNLWNYKALVTGDETAKSLGVNVERVRVSSLFIASLVTALIVSFTGIIGFIGLVVPHIIRKIIGGDDRFLIPASCLVGSTLLLISDTVARTIISPVVLPVGILTSFLGAPLFLYLVIKGRSYW
- a CDS encoding ABC transporter ATP-binding protein; this encodes MNLAVNGLSFSYNHRSVLNDIDFRLESGELLAILGPNGSGKTTLLKCIDGILHPQSGTIAINGKRIDNYTRSDIAKIIGYVPQSNGRRFPNTVFDTILLGRKPHIQWAPTNEDLDIVSDLIEQLNLEEFTLRSINDLSGGERQKVIIGRALAQEPSILLLDEPTNNLDLKHQMAVLDLLKQQTKKGLSVIMALHDLNLALRFCNRILMLHEGNVYTEGGLDVLTPEAIEAVYDVKVSTVEYSRGVFVIPQQFNGDLDE